One stretch of Streptomyces sp. NBC_01363 DNA includes these proteins:
- a CDS encoding HEAT repeat domain-containing protein, which translates to MRTPVDEQFHALGRLIGHEDPGQRHLGLVRLTERVTECPPSDDGEMDALAGLLPASLTGLPEADLLLAGLYERLGHRLRGRPRPPWRTAGQLPVRVRIAWLRADVLHDPEVLRDEAPGELLYQAVRGAGITGTHRPARLVDELAGSGDPVLQAEALRLAREGLHAGLLAPALVREDLIGLLGAGSAPVVAGALGGLAEPWAATDPLPPGLLAPFLSADPVRARPGEPAGDTVREQAGEPAEDAVREWPAVADAALAAAARHGHRDLLRHVVGDPGLPSGLRRRGMELLGELADRDEIGELTAVAARDPLLLGGPAVACLRGLHRRGHFPDGPHVSAVIGLALSDHSIPPRDVATILFTSRKETLRVLTDAPADDPGWPRRLALLVALAGQGAGDLPIGDAVAHLLPSAPAPGPFLDAIRELRHGDAEEAVIALLPSAPAAALDALEAIGGDRTVLALREGLGLTTDGTAPHLRAVRNRALELLWQLNRDPAQRRALLVRLDPVDLPPRIAADLGGPDERELALLSSHLDPDAPVAALCRLAAHGNAGTLPVIADLLLRIVAEQAASRSPDAAPRTGEHGQPAGEPAVPQEVLDAVSALGRRLHGRGAIRPVCLLGTTDAREAGHALVATVTLDLLERPGLSDDEQVVLLELLLRAPWTGTRARVHRLLRHRDRHVRKHVIALLARDATGEDAQALSATLIALTRAQDVQTVRQALLALGHGRAHWASAAISACLDHPNMNIRKTAAEALVRAGTPVALPKLLFRLGHDGNPGLRASLVAALRAVLGDAYAATLVAAAEHSRDDGTRQLLLEGLHGVLAARSVLALDVQESPVAVTLLTLVASRRVGLASGTVKDLAVPMARHGITAPAAGDPSWVAGEADRDIRALLAGGWDPEVALRVVERDEPLGPDRSEQLRPMLADWLRLAASRPELRDKALRNKVVRFALRLCAEPRDDAELTAFARSAPVLLDALADARDEDRHDLIAVLEAVVPMLTATGRPAAVAAVRALRPAPATPSRSTLTLLRRLGAVPVRADLDRALAGARLGADPWRAETAVLREAFAVPESADGPLHAGTRAWRVALDDAVRTPGALEEFRRRDDGAVPSRDRLTALIEAHRGAGPGVRAALIDWMTLLQPIDAPPWTIAETAHAPASPPRRVRVDDLDQPRSAALRERLLAMLGSAEADRRQTAAQVLARWPEPEARLAVLRAYLHGRVGLPAGVDPARALGAVDETELRGDGILRDRVARAAAGLDPWELERLVPLLLEWWEHAPPAMGRAVGDALRAYPADALAGALGDRLDAGAWGFLDLLVGRPLLRTPALTRTCRRLRTEGRDELADRLLLVEGPLRGPDAGRQDAAALAVLRDRGAAVPAGTGHRPTRQELLDLAGTGTPEQICRALTELAGAHTGPELDQDRQLLDLLGELITHPRSKVRLRAHRASRVMLGRPTHLRHTELLLDDPRPDVVRMAIRTLCRAGWEPAIPAVTGLLGHPHAVVREAAAEGLVELGGAAVPALRNATAHARPDRRSLYTEVLDRIRAGEH; encoded by the coding sequence ATGCGGACGCCGGTCGACGAACAATTCCACGCCCTGGGCCGACTGATCGGGCACGAGGACCCCGGGCAGCGTCATCTGGGGCTGGTCCGGCTGACCGAGCGCGTCACCGAGTGCCCCCCGTCCGACGACGGGGAGATGGACGCACTCGCCGGGCTGCTGCCCGCATCGCTGACCGGACTGCCGGAGGCCGATCTCCTCCTGGCCGGTCTCTACGAGCGACTCGGCCACCGCCTGAGGGGCCGCCCCCGGCCGCCGTGGCGCACGGCCGGGCAACTGCCGGTACGGGTACGGATCGCCTGGCTGCGCGCCGATGTGCTCCACGATCCCGAGGTGCTCCGCGACGAGGCCCCGGGCGAACTCCTGTACCAGGCCGTGCGGGGGGCGGGCATCACCGGTACGCACCGGCCGGCGCGGCTCGTGGACGAACTGGCGGGCAGCGGCGATCCGGTGCTTCAGGCTGAGGCACTGCGGTTGGCCCGGGAGGGGCTGCACGCCGGACTGCTGGCCCCGGCGCTGGTCCGGGAGGACCTGATCGGTCTGCTGGGAGCAGGCAGCGCCCCGGTCGTCGCAGGTGCGCTGGGCGGACTCGCCGAACCGTGGGCGGCGACGGACCCGCTGCCGCCCGGCCTCCTCGCTCCGTTCCTCTCCGCCGATCCGGTACGGGCGAGGCCCGGGGAACCGGCGGGGGACACCGTGCGGGAACAGGCCGGGGAGCCGGCGGAGGACGCCGTGCGGGAATGGCCCGCGGTGGCCGACGCCGCCCTCGCGGCCGCCGCGCGCCACGGCCACCGGGACCTGCTGCGCCACGTCGTCGGCGACCCCGGCCTTCCGTCGGGCCTTCGCCGGCGCGGGATGGAACTGCTCGGCGAGCTGGCGGACCGCGACGAGATCGGCGAGCTGACGGCCGTCGCCGCCCGCGATCCCCTGCTGCTCGGCGGCCCGGCCGTGGCCTGCCTGCGCGGTCTCCACCGGCGCGGGCACTTCCCGGACGGTCCCCACGTCTCCGCCGTCATCGGCCTGGCCCTGTCCGATCACTCGATCCCTCCCCGCGACGTGGCGACGATCCTCTTCACCTCCCGGAAGGAAACGCTCCGGGTACTGACGGACGCACCGGCCGACGATCCGGGCTGGCCGCGACGGCTCGCCCTGCTGGTCGCCCTGGCCGGGCAGGGAGCCGGCGATCTCCCGATCGGGGACGCCGTCGCACACCTACTGCCCTCCGCCCCCGCACCCGGGCCGTTCCTCGACGCGATCCGCGAACTGCGCCACGGGGATGCCGAGGAGGCCGTGATCGCCCTGCTGCCCTCGGCGCCGGCCGCGGCCCTGGACGCGCTGGAGGCGATCGGCGGCGACCGGACGGTACTGGCCCTGCGCGAGGGGCTGGGCCTCACCACGGACGGGACAGCGCCCCATCTGCGCGCCGTACGCAACCGCGCCCTCGAACTGCTGTGGCAGCTGAACCGCGATCCGGCGCAGCGCCGCGCCCTTCTCGTACGGCTCGACCCCGTCGATCTGCCGCCGCGCATCGCGGCCGACCTCGGCGGACCGGACGAGCGGGAACTGGCCCTGCTGAGTTCCCACCTGGACCCGGACGCGCCGGTGGCGGCGCTGTGCCGACTGGCGGCCCACGGCAACGCCGGCACCCTCCCGGTCATCGCCGACCTGCTGCTGCGCATCGTGGCCGAGCAGGCCGCGTCGAGGAGCCCGGACGCGGCGCCCCGGACAGGGGAGCACGGACAGCCGGCCGGTGAGCCCGCGGTGCCGCAGGAGGTCCTGGACGCCGTGAGCGCCCTGGGCCGCAGGCTCCACGGACGGGGCGCGATCCGGCCCGTCTGCCTGCTCGGCACCACGGACGCCCGGGAGGCCGGGCACGCACTGGTCGCGACCGTGACGCTGGACCTGCTGGAGCGCCCCGGACTGTCCGACGACGAGCAGGTGGTCCTGCTCGAACTGCTGCTCAGGGCCCCTTGGACGGGCACCCGTGCGCGGGTGCACCGACTGCTGCGCCACCGCGACCGGCACGTACGCAAGCACGTCATCGCGCTGCTCGCCCGCGACGCCACGGGTGAGGACGCCCAGGCGCTCTCGGCCACGCTGATCGCGCTGACGAGGGCCCAGGACGTCCAGACCGTCCGGCAGGCGCTGCTCGCACTGGGCCATGGCCGGGCCCACTGGGCGAGCGCCGCGATCTCCGCATGTCTCGACCATCCGAACATGAACATCAGGAAGACGGCGGCCGAGGCGCTGGTCCGGGCGGGCACACCGGTGGCGCTCCCGAAGCTCCTCTTCCGGCTCGGGCACGACGGCAACCCCGGACTGCGCGCCTCACTCGTCGCGGCCCTGCGCGCCGTCCTCGGCGACGCCTATGCGGCCACCCTCGTCGCCGCCGCCGAACACAGCCGGGACGACGGCACCCGCCAACTGCTGCTGGAGGGCCTCCACGGCGTCCTCGCCGCACGCTCGGTCCTCGCACTGGACGTCCAGGAGTCACCGGTGGCGGTCACCCTGCTCACCCTGGTGGCGTCCCGCCGGGTCGGACTGGCCTCCGGCACCGTGAAGGATCTGGCGGTACCCATGGCCAGGCACGGGATCACCGCACCGGCCGCCGGAGACCCGTCATGGGTGGCCGGCGAGGCGGACCGCGACATCAGGGCGCTGCTGGCCGGGGGCTGGGATCCCGAGGTCGCGCTGCGCGTCGTCGAGCGGGACGAGCCGCTCGGCCCCGACCGGTCGGAACAGCTGCGGCCGATGCTGGCCGACTGGCTCCGGCTGGCGGCCTCCCGTCCGGAGCTCCGGGACAAGGCGCTCCGGAACAAGGTGGTGCGGTTCGCGCTGCGGCTCTGCGCCGAGCCCCGGGACGACGCCGAGCTCACGGCGTTCGCCCGGTCCGCCCCGGTCCTGCTGGACGCGCTCGCCGACGCCCGGGACGAGGACCGGCACGACCTGATCGCCGTACTCGAAGCGGTCGTGCCGATGCTGACGGCCACCGGAAGGCCGGCCGCCGTCGCCGCGGTACGGGCCCTGCGCCCCGCGCCGGCGACGCCGAGCCGGTCCACGCTGACACTGCTGCGCCGCCTCGGTGCGGTACCGGTCCGCGCCGACCTCGACCGGGCCCTCGCGGGCGCCCGGCTCGGCGCCGATCCCTGGCGGGCCGAAACCGCCGTGCTCCGGGAGGCCTTCGCCGTACCGGAGAGCGCCGACGGGCCCCTGCACGCCGGGACCCGGGCCTGGCGGGTCGCGCTGGACGACGCGGTCCGCACACCGGGCGCACTGGAGGAGTTCCGCCGACGGGACGACGGCGCGGTCCCCTCTCGGGACCGGCTGACCGCGCTGATCGAGGCCCACCGGGGCGCCGGCCCCGGGGTCCGGGCCGCGCTCATCGACTGGATGACGCTGCTCCAGCCCATCGACGCGCCGCCCTGGACCATCGCCGAGACCGCCCACGCGCCGGCGTCACCACCGCGACGGGTACGCGTCGACGACCTGGACCAGCCGCGTTCGGCGGCCCTGCGGGAGCGGTTGCTGGCCATGCTGGGGTCGGCCGAGGCGGACCGCAGGCAGACCGCGGCCCAGGTGCTGGCGCGGTGGCCCGAGCCGGAGGCCCGCCTGGCGGTGCTGCGCGCGTACCTCCACGGCCGGGTCGGGCTGCCCGCCGGCGTCGACCCGGCCCGCGCACTGGGCGCCGTCGACGAGACGGAACTCAGGGGCGACGGGATCCTGCGCGACAGGGTGGCGCGTGCGGCCGCCGGGCTCGACCCGTGGGAACTGGAACGGCTGGTCCCACTGCTGCTGGAGTGGTGGGAACACGCGCCGCCCGCCATGGGCCGGGCCGTCGGCGACGCGTTGCGCGCGTACCCTGCCGACGCGCTGGCCGGGGCACTGGGCGACCGCCTCGACGCCGGGGCCTGGGGCTTCCTGGATCTGCTCGTCGGCCGCCCGCTGCTGCGCACCCCGGCGCTGACGCGGACCTGCCGACGCCTGCGTACCGAAGGACGCGACGAACTCGCCGACCGGCTCCTGCTCGTGGAAGGACCGCTGCGCGGCCCCGACGCCGGGCGGCAGGACGCGGCGGCACTGGCGGTGCTCCGCGACCGTGGTGCGGCCGTACCCGCCGGAACCGGGCACCGCCCGACCCGGCAGGAACTACTGGACCTGGCCGGAACCGGCACGCCGGAGCAGATCTGCCGGGCGCTCACGGAACTGGCCGGGGCGCACACCGGCCCGGAGCTGGACCAGGACCGGCAACTCCTCGATCTGCTCGGCGAGTTGATTACGCACCCCCGGTCCAAGGTCCGGCTGCGCGCCCACCGGGCCTCACGGGTGATGCTCGGCCGGCCGACCCATCTGCGCCACACCGAACTCCTGCTGGACGACCCCCGGCCGGACGTGGTGCGCATGGCGATCCGGACGCTCTGCCGGGCGGGCTGGGAGCCGGCGATTCCCGCGGTGACGGGACTGCTCGGGCACCCGCACGCCGTCGTGCGCGAGGCGGCGGCCGAGGGGCTGGTCGAGCTGGGCGGGGCGGCGGTCCCGGCCCTCCGCAACGCCACCGCCCACGCCCGGCCCGACCGGCGCTCCCTGTACACGGAGGTACTGGACCGGATCAGGGCCGGTGAACACTGA
- a CDS encoding acyl-CoA dehydrogenase family protein, whose protein sequence is MDFAFDARTEELRAKLLAFMDEHVHPAEKIADEQRALLASPWDTPRIVEDLKAEARRQGLWNLFLPDAEYGAGLTNLQYAPLAEITGRSPQLAPTALNCAAPDTGNMEVLHQFATDEQKKQWLEPLLAGDIRSAFAMTEPEVASSDATNIETRIVRDGGDYAINGRKWYISGAMNPDCKIFIVMGKTDPDGPDIRRQQSMVLVPRDTPGLEVRRAMQVYGYEDHSHGGHAEVVFTDVRVPAENLIGEEGSGFAIAQARLGPGRIHHCMRLIGMAERAIELMCKRAVSRTAFGKPLAQQGVVQNWIADARVTVEQLRLLVLKTAWLMDTVGNRGAHTEIQAIKIATPRAVVDILDRAVQLHGAGGVSQDFPLAELWAAARTLRLADGPDEVHQRSLARREIKRYV, encoded by the coding sequence ATGGACTTCGCATTCGACGCCCGCACCGAAGAGCTGCGCGCCAAGCTGCTCGCCTTCATGGACGAGCACGTCCACCCGGCCGAGAAGATCGCGGACGAGCAGCGCGCGCTGCTGGCCTCCCCGTGGGACACCCCCCGGATCGTCGAGGACCTGAAGGCCGAGGCGCGCAGGCAGGGCCTGTGGAACCTCTTCCTCCCGGACGCCGAGTACGGGGCCGGGCTGACCAATCTCCAGTACGCCCCGCTCGCCGAAATCACCGGCCGGTCCCCGCAGTTGGCGCCGACCGCACTCAACTGCGCGGCTCCCGACACCGGGAACATGGAGGTGCTCCACCAGTTCGCCACGGACGAGCAGAAGAAGCAGTGGCTGGAGCCGCTGCTGGCCGGTGACATCCGCTCGGCGTTCGCGATGACGGAGCCCGAGGTCGCCTCGTCGGACGCGACGAACATCGAGACCCGGATCGTGCGCGACGGCGGGGACTACGCCATCAACGGCCGCAAGTGGTACATCTCCGGGGCGATGAACCCGGACTGCAAGATCTTCATCGTGATGGGCAAGACCGACCCGGACGGCCCCGACATCCGCCGCCAGCAGTCGATGGTCCTGGTCCCCCGCGACACCCCCGGCCTCGAAGTGCGCCGCGCCATGCAGGTGTACGGGTACGAGGACCACTCCCACGGCGGTCACGCGGAAGTCGTCTTCACCGATGTGCGGGTGCCGGCCGAGAATCTGATCGGCGAGGAGGGCAGCGGCTTCGCCATCGCCCAGGCACGGCTGGGACCGGGCCGGATCCACCACTGCATGCGGCTGATCGGCATGGCCGAGCGGGCCATCGAGCTGATGTGCAAGCGGGCGGTGTCCCGTACGGCCTTCGGCAAGCCGCTCGCCCAGCAGGGCGTCGTGCAGAACTGGATCGCGGACGCGCGGGTCACGGTGGAGCAGCTGCGGCTGCTGGTGCTGAAGACGGCCTGGCTGATGGACACGGTGGGCAACCGGGGCGCGCACACGGAGATCCAGGCCATCAAGATCGCCACCCCGCGCGCGGTGGTCGACATCCTCGACCGGGCGGTGCAGCTGCACGGCGCGGGCGGGGTGAGCCAGGACTTCCCGCTGGCCGAACTGTGGGCGGCGGCACGGACGTTGCGGCTGGCGGACGGCCCGGACGAGGTGCATCAGCGGTCGCTGGCCCGGCGGGAGATCAAGCGGTACGTGTAG